The Kribbella shirazensis genomic interval TTCCACGAGTTGGTGGCGGAGTTCCTGGGCGATGATGCCGGTCCGGAGGAGGTGGTGATCGGGATCGAGACCGATCGCGGGCCGTGGGTGGCCGCGTTGCTGGCGGCGGGGTATGTGGTGTTCGCGGTGAACCCGAAACTTGCTGCCCGGCACCGTGAGAGTTTGTCGTTGTCGGGTGCGAAGGACGACAAGACCGATGCCCGGACGCTGGCCGACCTGGTCCGGACCCGTAGGCATCAACTGCGGCCGGTCACGGCCGATTCCGAGCTGGCCGACGGGGTCAAGGTGCTCGCCCGGGCGCATCAGTCGCTGATCCAGGAGCGGACCCGGCACCTGCTGCGGCTGCGGGCCGCGCTGCGGGAGTACTTCCCGTCCGCGCTGGTTGCCTACCAGCAAGGGACGTTGACGCTGACCGGTGCCGACGTGCTGGCGTTACTGGCCAAGGCCCCCACCCCGGCAGCGGCGGCGAAACTGACGATCGTCCAGATCACCGCGGCGTTGAAGACCGCCGGGCGGCGAGGCGACCTGGCCGAACGGGCCGCGGCGGTGCAGGCCGCGCTGCGCACCGAGCATCTCGGCCAGCCCGAGATCATCACCGCCGCCTACGCGGCCACGGTCGGCTCCACGGTCGCGATCCTGCAGACCCTGAACACCCAGATCCCTGCCCTGCAGGAAGGGGTCGAGGCCTCTTTTGGCCGGCACCCGGACGTTGAGATCTACCGCAGCCAGCCCGGCCTCGGACCGATCCTCGGCGCCCGGGTGCTCGCAGAGTTCGGCGACGCCCCCGGCCGCTACGCCGACGCCAAAGCCCGCAAGAACTACGCCGGCACCGCACCCATCACCCGCCAATCCGGCAAACTGAAAACCGTGCACGCCCGGTTCATCCACAACAACCGGCTCGTCAACGCCATCGACCTGTGGGCCAGCGCCGCCACCCTGCACGACGCCGATGTCCGCGCCTACTACGACCAACTCCGCGGCCGCGGCCTCGGCCACCACGCCGCGCTACGCCAGATCGGCAACCGGCTCGTCGGCATCCTCCACGGCTGCCTCAAAACCCACACCCTCTACAACCCCCAAACCGCCTGGTCACACCGCGCCACAACCCAAGCCGCTTGACACCCTTAGCTCTAGGGGTGTCTGTTGTTAGGTACCCCAGGGCTCCACCAGTTCGCCCGCCCCGCGAGCTTCATGAACGCCGGCAGCAGCACGCCCCGGATCGCCGTCGCGTCCACGAGCACCGCAACCGCCATGCCGACGCCGATCATCTTCAGGTACACGACCCCGCCGCTCGCATAGACGGCGAACGACGACGCCAGGACGACGGCCGCGGTCGTGACCAGCGGCGCCGACCGCTGCAACCCGGTCGCCACCGCACGCTCGGTGTCGCCCGTCCGCAGGTACTCCTCCCGGATCCGCGACACGATGAACACCTCGTAGTCCATCGACAAGCCGTACACGATGCAGAACATCAGCGTCGGCATGCTCGCCTCCAGCACCCCGGTCGCCGTGAACCCGAGCAGCCCGGACAGATTGCCCCACTGGAACACCCACACCATCACGCCGAACATCACAGCGAGACTGAGCAGGTTCAGCACGGTCGCCTTCAACGGCAGCAGCACACTGCCGGTCGCGACGTACAGCACGACCACACTGAGCAGCAGGATCAGACCAAGCACCAACGGGATCCGTTCGGTGAGTGCCGAGCGCCAGTCCGACATCTCGGCCGGCGAGCCACCGATGATGGTCGGGTACGGCGCCGACGCCGAGCGGACCCGCTCGACCAGGCCCCCGATGTCGCCTTCGAGCGCGTCCTCGGTCGGGATGACTGTCAGGTACGCGCCGCCGTTGCGGACGTAGGTGTCCACCTGAGCGACGCCCTCGAACTCTCCGAGGACCTTCGCGTACGGCGCCAGGCGCGCCGGGTCGGCCGCCTCGGGCATCACGACGTACAGCGCGTCGGACTCCTCCTGGCCGAAGTTCTCCCGGACCTGGTCGGCCATGATGCGACTGCTGGCGTCCGCGGGGAGGATCCGCGCGTCCGGCAGACCGAAGCGCAAACCCAGAGCAGGGGCCGAGAGCAACAAGATCAGCACCAGTACGCTGCCGCCGATGAGCGCGGGGCGGCGCATGACCGCGGTTGCCAGCGCGGCCCATCGACCGGTTCGGGCGCGCACCGGCGTGGGCCGGACGACTCGCCGACCGAGGAGCGCCAGGACGGCGGGCAGGATGACCAGTGCGCCGATCAGCGCGGACGCGACGACAAGCACACCGGCGTACCCGAAGGATCGCAGGAAGGACAGCGGGAACAGCAACAGTGCGAGCAGCGAGATCGCGACCGTCAGCCCGCTGAAGAAGACGGTTCGGCCGGCTGTGCGGACCGCGGTCACCACCGCGTCGTGGACCTCTGCACCATCGGCGAGTTCTTCGCGGAACCTCGCGATCACGAAGAGGCAGTAGTCGACCCCCAACGCCAGTCCCATCACCAGCGACAGATTGGCGGCGAACGTCGAGACCTCGGTGAACGCCGCGATCACGCGCAGGCCGGTCAGCGCGCCGCCGACCGCGAAGATCCCGACGCCGAGCGTCACGAGCGCCAGCGAAACCCTGCGATAGATAAGGATCAGCAAAGCCAGGACCATCGGAATCACCACCAGTTCCGCGCGCAGGAAGTCCTGGCGGGCCTGGGCGCCGATCTCGCGGAACACCTCGTCCTGACCGCCTGCCTGCACGGTGATCGCATCCCGCGTTCCGGCGTACTGCGCGGCGAGTTCGCCGACGCGTTGGCGGGCCTCGTTCACGTCACCCGGTACGCGGACGAGGACGAGCGCCTGCCGGGAATCGTTGCTGCGCAAGGCCGGGCTGTCCCCGCGGGACCAGTACGACGCGGCTTCGGCAACTCCCGGTTGGCTTGCGATGTCGTTGGTGAGGCCAACACCAGCCGCTCTCACAGCTGGGTCGTCGACGGTTCCGGTCTGTGCTGTCACGAGGAAGGCGAGGTTCGGCGGGCCGGTCCGGAACTGCTCGGCGAGCACCCGGCGGGCGCGATCGGACTCCGACGCCGGGTCGGCGATCCGGGAGAGCGAGAAGGCGTCGAGCGCCCCGGCTGCAACCGCGAGCACGAGTCCGGTCAGGACCAGCGAGAGCGCCGCGACGACCCGACGGCGCCGCACCACCAGCCGACCGAGCCGGCCCAGCAGATCGACGCCGGACCCGGGAGCCGCAGCATCAGCCCGGGCATCCGCAGCTTCGGGTCGGGCATCCGCCCGCTCCGGGCCGGTGGGCGGGGCGGTTTCGGGCATGGCGGACCTCCGGGCAGGCGGGGGTAGGATGACCAAACACGAGCAGTTGCTCGCATACCGAAAAATACGAGCTTTTACTCGTGTTTGTCAACGAAGGGATCAGGGATGCCCGAGGAGCCGCGTCGCCAGGCGCGCGGGCAGCGGCGGATGGTGCAACTGCTGGACGCCGCCGCGGTGGTGTTCGCCGAAGCGGGCTACGCGAAGGCGACCACGAACGCGATCGCCAAGCAGGCCGGGGTCTCGCCGGGCACCCTGTACCAGTTCTTCGCGAACAAGGAGGCGCTCGCCGAAGCCCTCGCGGAGCGCTACCGCAGCGAGCTCGCCGCCGCGCACGCGAAGGCCTTCGATCCGGGTACGGCGCACCTGCCGCTGCCCGAGCTGGTCGACCGGATGATCCGGCCGATGGTCGAGGTCAACCTGGCGAACCCGGGATTCAAGGCACTGTTCGGCAGCGGCGACCTGCCCGACAAACTGACCGCGCCCACCCGCGCCTTGCAGCGGGCCGTGATCGGCCGCGTCGCCGAGGTCCTCGCCGCGCGCTACCCCGACCTACCTCCCGACCGTCTCGAGACCACAGCGGCCGTCGCGACCCAGATCTTCGCCGCGCTCCTCGGCACGATCGTGTCCACCCCGGCGGCCCATCGCGAACGCTGGATCACCGAGCTCAACCAGGCCCTGGTCGGTTACCTGACGCCGGTCGATCAGCGGGTGTAGAGCGGGGACATCGCGAGCGCGAACTGGGTCATCAGGTCCGGATCGATCTTGCGGGCGGGGAGCGGGACCAGGTCGACGATCTTGTCGGCGCCGACGCGGATCGTGGTGCGGCCGGTGGCGGTGTCGACGTACCCCTCGTCGCCGAGCGGGACCGACTGCGACGTCGGCAGCTTGCGGATCGGCGCCATCAACCCCTCGGCGTCCGGCTCCCGGCGGACCGACGAGGAGAGCACGCTCGTCGAGTTCACCCAGCCGCAGACCAGGTCGCCGACGAGGCTCTGACCGTCGCGCCGGACCATTGCCGGCGCGCCCATCACCTTGGCAGCGGCCGACGAGCCACGCTCACAGTCCGAGCGCGTGATCAGCCGCTCGGGGTCGGGCAGCCCGGCAGCCTGCCGGACGACCTCCTGGCCGAGTACGACGTACTTCGCGAGCGTCGCCTGCGGACCGGAGAGCTTGTACAGCTTGCCGCCGAGCAGGAAGACCAGGAACTGGCTGTTTCCGTACCCGCCCTCGCCGACGGTGGCGGGCTTGATCGGCTCGCGCGGCTGCTTGGCGTACTCCTTCTGGGTCGCCGCCAGCGTCGCCTTCGTGGCCGGCAGCACCGAGACGCCGACCCTCAGCCCCGGACCGTTCGGGCTGGTGCTGAGCGCGAACTGACAGACGTCGTACGTCGGGATGCCGAACTCGGCCGGCGGGTTCTTGGACTGGATGTTCGCGACAGGCGCCGCGAGCGTCGACTGCACCAGCGCGGCGTCCATCCGCACGCACAAGGTGTCCGCGACCTCGGCCGTCTCGGACGGCGTCTGCGAGGGCGTCGCGGACGGGGTCGCCGACGTCGGCGGCGTACTCACCGACACCAGCGGCGGGACGCTCGGCGCGGTCTCCTGCCCGGGACCGCCACATCCGGCAAGCAGTACGACGGCCAGCCCGGAGGCGATCAGGATACGCATGATGGCTCAGACCCTAACCTGCGGCGCGGAGCTCCCTTTCGCGGACGGCGTGTTCGTCGGTGCGGGCGTCGTACCGCCAGAACTCGCGCAGCCAGGCGGCGGTCCCGACCACGCCCACCACGCACAGCACGCCGCCACTGACGATCGCGGTCCGGACACCGGTGAGATCGGCGACCAGGCCGGACCGGGCCTGACCTCCGAGCGGGCCGAGCGAGTACCCGAGCATCTCGATCCCGGCCAGCCGGCCGCGCATCTCGTCGGGGATCGTCTGGTTCCAGATCACCGAACGGAACAGCACCGAGACCATGTCGGCCGCACCCGCCAGGGCGAAGAACACGATCGCGAACCAGATGTTCGGCGCCGGCCCGGCGATCCCGACCGCGGCACCCCAGCCCATCGTGGCCAGCACCACCGCCCGGCCCTGGTGGTGGACGTGTTTCGCCCAGCCGCTGGTGAGGCTGGCACACATCGCCCCGATCGCCTCCGCGCTGTAGAGCAGACCGAGCAGCTTCGGTTCCTTCAGGATGTCGGTCGCGAACGCCGGGAACAGCACGATCGGCATCGCCAGGAACATCCCGACCATGTCCACCAGGTACGTCGCCAGCAGGTCCTTGCGGCGGTACGCGTACACGATCCCGCCGCCGATCGCCCGCAGGCTCGGCGCCGTAGTGCCGTCGCCCGCGCGGTACGAACCCAGGCGGGCGTAGAGCAGCGTGGCGAACACGATCCCGCCCAGCTCGACCGAGAACGCCCAGGTCAGGCCCACTGTGCCGACCAGGACGCCGCCCAGCGCCGGGCCGGCGAGCTGACCGACCTGCGCGGTCAGGGAGCTCAGTGCGACCGCCGCCGGGATCTCGTCGTGCCGCACCACACGGGGCAGGAGCGCCTCGCGACTCGGCCGCTGCAGCGAGGACGCGACCGCGTTCAGCGCGCCGCAGACGTAGATCAGCCAGACCTGCGGGTTCGGCAGCAGGGTGTTGACCACCATCAGCGCGGAGATCACGACCTGGGCCAGGCCGGTGAGGACGAGCAGCTTCCGGCGTTCCACGTGATCGGCGAGCGCACCGCCGTACAGGCCGAAGACCACCAGCGGGACGATCGTGACCAGGCCCATCGCGCCGACGGCGAAGTTCGAGCCGGTCAGTTGGTACAGCTGGTACGGCAGGGCGACGTACCCGACCATGCCGCCGAGGAAGAACACCGAGCCCGCGACCAGCAGGATGCGAAAATCACGGGAACCACGCCACGGGGTCAGATCGACACGCAACCGGGCCAGCCGCGTGCCAAGACTTGCGAGCACCGCCCTATCGTGACAGGTCCGACCGGCGCAGACGAACCTGTTTAGGCGCTGGATTGCCAGACAGCGCCTAGTCAGCCGAGCGGGAGGAGGGTGCTGAGGTCCGTGCGCTCGCCGCTGGCGCGGAGTTTGC includes:
- a CDS encoding TetR/AcrR family transcriptional regulator — its product is MPEEPRRQARGQRRMVQLLDAAAVVFAEAGYAKATTNAIAKQAGVSPGTLYQFFANKEALAEALAERYRSELAAAHAKAFDPGTAHLPLPELVDRMIRPMVEVNLANPGFKALFGSGDLPDKLTAPTRALQRAVIGRVAEVLAARYPDLPPDRLETTAAVATQIFAALLGTIVSTPAAHRERWITELNQALVGYLTPVDQRV
- a CDS encoding IS110 family transposase, encoding MLFVGDDWAEGHHDLQVEDDQGRVLARGRVDEGIAGMVRFHELVAEFLGDDAGPEEVVIGIETDRGPWVAALLAAGYVVFAVNPKLAARHRESLSLSGAKDDKTDARTLADLVRTRRHQLRPVTADSELADGVKVLARAHQSLIQERTRHLLRLRAALREYFPSALVAYQQGTLTLTGADVLALLAKAPTPAAAAKLTIVQITAALKTAGRRGDLAERAAAVQAALRTEHLGQPEIITAAYAATVGSTVAILQTLNTQIPALQEGVEASFGRHPDVEIYRSQPGLGPILGARVLAEFGDAPGRYADAKARKNYAGTAPITRQSGKLKTVHARFIHNNRLVNAIDLWASAATLHDADVRAYYDQLRGRGLGHHAALRQIGNRLVGILHGCLKTHTLYNPQTAWSHRATTQAA
- a CDS encoding MFS transporter, which translates into the protein MLASLGTRLARLRVDLTPWRGSRDFRILLVAGSVFFLGGMVGYVALPYQLYQLTGSNFAVGAMGLVTIVPLVVFGLYGGALADHVERRKLLVLTGLAQVVISALMVVNTLLPNPQVWLIYVCGALNAVASSLQRPSREALLPRVVRHDEIPAAVALSSLTAQVGQLAGPALGGVLVGTVGLTWAFSVELGGIVFATLLYARLGSYRAGDGTTAPSLRAIGGGIVYAYRRKDLLATYLVDMVGMFLAMPIVLFPAFATDILKEPKLLGLLYSAEAIGAMCASLTSGWAKHVHHQGRAVVLATMGWGAAVGIAGPAPNIWFAIVFFALAGAADMVSVLFRSVIWNQTIPDEMRGRLAGIEMLGYSLGPLGGQARSGLVADLTGVRTAIVSGGVLCVVGVVGTAAWLREFWRYDARTDEHAVRERELRAAG
- a CDS encoding MMPL family transporter, with the translated sequence MPETAPPTGPERADARPEAADARADAAAPGSGVDLLGRLGRLVVRRRRVVAALSLVLTGLVLAVAAGALDAFSLSRIADPASESDRARRVLAEQFRTGPPNLAFLVTAQTGTVDDPAVRAAGVGLTNDIASQPGVAEAASYWSRGDSPALRSNDSRQALVLVRVPGDVNEARQRVGELAAQYAGTRDAITVQAGGQDEVFREIGAQARQDFLRAELVVIPMVLALLILIYRRVSLALVTLGVGIFAVGGALTGLRVIAAFTEVSTFAANLSLVMGLALGVDYCLFVIARFREELADGAEVHDAVVTAVRTAGRTVFFSGLTVAISLLALLLFPLSFLRSFGYAGVLVVASALIGALVILPAVLALLGRRVVRPTPVRARTGRWAALATAVMRRPALIGGSVLVLILLLSAPALGLRFGLPDARILPADASSRIMADQVRENFGQEESDALYVVMPEAADPARLAPYAKVLGEFEGVAQVDTYVRNGGAYLTVIPTEDALEGDIGGLVERVRSASAPYPTIIGGSPAEMSDWRSALTERIPLVLGLILLLSVVVLYVATGSVLLPLKATVLNLLSLAVMFGVMVWVFQWGNLSGLLGFTATGVLEASMPTLMFCIVYGLSMDYEVFIVSRIREEYLRTGDTERAVATGLQRSAPLVTTAAVVLASSFAVYASGGVVYLKMIGVGMAVAVLVDATAIRGVLLPAFMKLAGRANWWSPGVPNNRHP